The following proteins come from a genomic window of Phacochoerus africanus isolate WHEZ1 chromosome 9, ROS_Pafr_v1, whole genome shotgun sequence:
- the LOXL1 gene encoding lysyl oxidase homolog 1: MALAPAGWQLGALVWGACLCVLVHGQQAQPGQGSDPGRWRQLIQWENNGQVYSLLNSGSEYVPAGPQRSEGNSRVLLAGAPQAPQRRSQGGLRRRQAPSLPLPGRVGSDTVRGQARHPFGFGQVPDNWREVAVGDSTGMARVRTSVSQQRHGGSASSVSASAFATTYRQPPSFPQQFPYPQAPFVSQYETYDPASRTYDQGYVYYRGPGGGLGAGAAAVASAGVVYPFQPQPRARYEEYGGGGEEQPEYPPQGFYPALERPPAPQPPPQPADGLDRRYSHSLYHEGTAGLEQAYPDSGPDAAQPNGGTYGGDPRYGWYPPYGNMPPEAYSPPRAVEPQPPFRVLEPPYLPVRSSDAPPPGSERSGAQQGRLSVGSVYRPNQNGRGLPDLVPDPNYVQASTYVQRAHLYSLRCAAEEKCLASTAYAPEATDYDVRVLLRFPQRVKNQGTADFLPNRPRHTWEWHSCHQHYHSMDEFSHYDLLDAATGKKVAEGHKASFCLEDSTCDFGNLKRYACTSHTQGLSPGCYDTYNADIDCQWIDITDVQPGNYILKVHVNPKYIVLESDFTNNVVRCNIHYTGRYVSATNCKIVQS, encoded by the exons ATGGCTCTGGCCCCAGCCGGCTGGCAGCTGGGGGCCCTAGTGTGGGGCGCCTGCCTCTGCGTGCTGGTGCATGGGCAGCAGGCGCAGCCGGGGCAGGGCTCAGATCCGGGACGCTGGCGGCAGCTGATCCAGTGGGAGAACAACGGGCAGGTGTACAGCCTGCTCAACTCGGGCTCCGAGTACGTGCCGGCGGGGCCTCAGCGCTCCGAAGGTAACTCCCGAGTGCTGCTGGCCGGAGCCCCCCAGGCCCCGCAGCGGCGCAGCCAGGGGGGCCTCCGGCGTCGGCAggccccatccctgcccctgcccggGCGCGTCGGCTCGGACACCGTGCGCGGCCAAGCACGGCACCCCTTTGGCTTCGGCCAGGTGCCCGACAACTGGCGCGAAGTGGCCGTCGGGGACAGCACAGGCATGGCCCGGGTCCGCACCTCCGTCTCCCAGCAACGGCATGGGGGCTCCGCCTCCTCGGTCTCGGCCTCGGCCTTCGCCACCACCTACCGCCAGCCGCCCTCCTTCCCGCAGCAGTTCCCCTACCCGCAGGCGCCCTTCGTCAGCCAGTACGAGACGTACGACCCCGCGTCGCGGACCTACGACCAGGGCTACGTGTACTACCGCGGCCCGGGAGGCGGCCTGGGCGCAGGGGCAGCGGCCGTGGCCTCGGCGGGGGTCGTCTACcccttccagccccagccccgggcGCGCTACGAGGAgtacggcggcggcggcgaggagCAGCCCGAGTACCCGCCGCAGGGCTTCTACCCGGCTCTGGAGAGGCCGCCcgcgccgcagccgccgccgcagCCCGCCGACGGCCTGGACCGCCGCTACTCGCACAGCCTGTACCACGAGGGCACCGCGGGCCTCGAGCAGGCCTACCCCGACTCGGGCCCCGACGCCGCGCAGCCCAACGGCGGCACCTACGGCGGCGACCCCCGCTACGGCTGGTACCCGCCCTACGGCAACATGCCGCCAGAGGCCTACAGCCCGCCGCGGGCCGTGGAGCCGCAGCCCCCTTTCCGCGTGCTGGAGCCTCCCTACCTGCCCGTGCGCAGCTCCGACGCGCCCCCTCCGGGTTCCGAGCGCAGCGGCGCGCAGCAGGGCCGCCTCAGTGTGGGCAGCGTGTACCGGCCCAATCAGAACGGTCGAG gTCTTCCTGACTTGGTCCCGGACCCCAACTACGTGCAAGCGTCCACCTACGTCCAGAGAGCCCACCTGTACTCCCTGCGCTGTGCTGCCGAGGAGAAGTGTCTGGCCAG CACAGCCTATGCCCCAGAGGCCACCGACTATGACGTGCGGGTGCTGCTGCGTTTCCCCCAGCGCGTGAAGAACCAGGGCACAGCAGACTTCCTCCCGAACCGGCCACGGCACACCTGGGAATGGCACAGCTGCCACCA ACATTACCACAGCATGGACGAGTTCAGCCACTATGACCTGCTGGACGCAGCCACAGGCAAGAAAGTGGCCGAGGGCCACAAGGCCAGCTTCTGCCTGGAGGACAGCACCTGCGACTTCGGCAACCTCAAGCGCTACGCGTGCACCTCTCACACGCAG GGCCTGAGCCCAGGCTGCTATGACACATACAACGCGGACATCGACTGCCAGTGGATTGACATAACCGACGTGCAGCCTGGGAACTACATCCTCAAG GTGCACGTGAACCCAAAGTACATTGTTTTAGAGTCTGACTTCACCAACAATGTGGTGAGATGCAACATCCACTATACAGGTCGCTACGTTTCTGCAACAAACTGCAAGATTGTCCA ATCCTGA